The nucleotide sequence GCCCTGCGTCTAGTCGATCTCGACTCTCGCGACGAGGAAGGAAGGGCCTGGATTCCTGCAGGCGGACTCCCGGCCTATGTTGGACTGTTCGGGCGCGACTGCCTGGCTTCAGGATGGCAGGCAGCCCTATTGAGCACGGCCATGATGCGCGGTTCCCTTTCGGAACTGCCAAAAACGCAGGGACAGAAGATTGACGATTGGCGAGACGAGCAGCCTGGACGCTTCGTCCATGAGCTGCACACCGATCCGCGCGCGGTGCTTAACTACAATCCGCACGCCCGCTATTACGGAGGCGTCACCGCATCCATTTACTACCCGGTCGTCGTCTCCGCAGTCTGGCATTGGACTGGCAACAAACAGTTGGTCCGGCGGTACGTCAAGCCGGCGCTTGAAGGACTCGACTGGGCAGATAAGTACCTGCGCGACGAAAGCGGCTTTTACCGCTACCGCAAACGCTCCAACCAGGGAGAACGCAACCAGGGATGGAAAGACTCAGACGATGCCATCGTGAATGCTGACGGATCACAGGCGAAACATCCCCTGGGGACGTGCGAGATGCAGGCATTTGTCTACGCATCGAAGATGCATCTATCCGAAGTTCTCTGGTGGCTCGGGGATCCCGAAACGGCCCGCCGGTTGTTTCGTGAGGCAGGAGAATTAAAGGAACGCTTCAATGACTTCTTCTGGATGGAAAATGTCGGATATCTCGGAATGGCCATCGATGCGAAGAAGCGCTTAGTGCGATCGATTGCTTCAGATCCCGGGCATTGTCTCGCCTCGGGAATTGTTGATCAGCGTCTGGCGACGGGGCTTGCCGAGCGGCTCATGCGGCCTGACATGTTTTCTGGTTGGGGCATACGCACACTGTCGGCGGAGCATCCTGCATTCAATCCATTCTCCTATCATCGCGGATCGGTTTGGCCGGTTGAGAACGCCGTCTTTGTGCTTGCTTTCGCGCGCTATGGCTTGCACAACAAAATGCAGACGCTTGCGCGGGCGATGTTCGAGACTGCCGAAATCTTCAAGTACCACCGGCTGCCCGAGGTCTTTGCCGGACATCAGCGCGATGGCGAGCATCCCTTTCCGGGAATGTATCCGAGAGCGAACTGGCCGCAAGCCTGGTCGGCATCAGCTCCATTCACGGTAATGCAGGCGCTGCTCGGAATCTTTCCCTATGCTCCGCTGAATGTTCTGCTTCTCGATCCCCATCTGCCGGAGTGGCTGCCGGAATTCACCGTGCAGAACATGAGGATAGGAAAGGCGACTGTCTCCCTGCGATTCAGGCGTAGCGAAGACGGTCGCACGAATTACGAAGTTATAGAGCTCCGAGGGAAGCTGCACCTGGTCCGCCAGCCGAGCCCGTGGTCACTGACGGCGGATCTTGGCGAACGAGTGCGAGACGCAGTCAGCAGCCTACTACCCCTTGCAGCCTAGAAGATCGCTATCTGGTTGTTTTCCTGTCGTTTTCGGCATCAGTTCACGCCATTCTTCGGATCCCATGATCCTTGCTCTTTGCGGACATAGATGATCTGGCCGATGTGGTAGGCGTTGTGGGTGCTGATGTGCGTAAACGTTTGCGCCACGTTTTTCAGTTTTGCTTCGTCTGCGGTTTCCACCCACTTCTCGAGCTCGGTCAGAACCTGATCGAGCTGCTGCACTGTGTCATTCCAGGTTTTCGTATCGAACTTGTTAAAGGTCTCGTCGTTGTTGCCGCTGAAATTTTCTGGTTTCTCACCCTTGAGCCGTGCGAAGTTCTGCTTGTTCCAAAACACCAGGTGATAGGTAAGCTGGCCGACCGAGTGGTTCCCTTTCCCGTCGGTCCAACTCGCCTGCTCGGCGGTCAGCCCTTTGACCGCAGTGTTTGCTGGGACGAACCACTCCGCGGTTGTATGCGTCGAGCGCAGCTCGGCCAGCAGTAAGTCGCGAAGATTCGAGGGCTTCTTGTCTTGGGCATGCAGGGGAAGCACGAGCAACAGCGTCACAAATAGCAGCCACCGTTTTGTCAACCTGGAATTTCCTCCGCCGTCTTAGACGCGCGAGCGGCCGGAACGATTCTCCAGAACGTGAAAGGGGAGAGCGGCCTCGGTTTCCGTTGGGACGAGATGCGGTGAGAGTGTCGTCCACGATGCCGACGGAGAGTCCTTATTCGACCCAAACCGACATCTCGGGCTTAAAGTGGATTGAGCCAAGACGAAGTGGACCAAGTGGAAGGAAAATGCCTGTGTTGGCGCCTCTTTGGCAGTTCTACTGCCCTCCCACTCCTGTCTGTTTTCCCTCGTGCGTTACTTGCGCGGCGATCTTCTGCATGGCATGTGCGAGTTCCGCGGGTGAGTGGATTTTGAAGTTCGTTCCGTCCAGCGCACGCGGCAGCGCGGGCAGCCCCCGCGTGCTGCATAACCTCTACGATCACACATCGATCCTGAAGCTGCTTGAATGGCGTTGGAAACCTCCTACGCTGACGACGCACGATGCATCGGATAGATCATTAATTTAAAACACGCTCTGGACTTTGGGGGTCCACAGCTCGATGTCCCTGCTCTTCCGGCACCAGCGACCTATGTGCCTCTCGCCTGTCCGAACGGATCCGGACAAACCTTCGGCGACACCGTCGGACAGCAGGAGTCGATCGATATGTCGAATTTACAGCAGCTCGCGGTGAGCTATGGATGGCCGATCTATTAGGCTCTGCCGCTGTCGAGTCATCGTGTTCCTTACTTGCCGCGAAAGACGAATGCCAACTCTATGATCAGAATGATCACGACCATCAGCTCCAACACGAATCCGCGCGCCTGCTGGAACTGATCAATCATCACAGTGTAGAGATCCTCGGCGGTTTTGAGCTTCTCGGCGACCAGGGCCTGAAAGTCGTTCACACCGATCCTTGCGACGCACAGTTTGTATAGCCGCGCTATAAACATGTCGCCTACGAACTTAAGCGCGGCAGTTGTGCGCTCCGTCAGCTCCGTGACTTCCAAGACGATGGTGCGCAGGCGCGTCGCCGCCGGACGCATTCTCCAACCGGCCAGCACACCAGCGCGACGTTCGATAAAACGATAAACCTCGCGCAACTCACGTGTGAGCAGCTCGTCGTAGTGGCGGAACTGCAGAAGCTGCGAGTTTGCATATTCGAGTATGAGAGCCGTTGCTTCTGCGCCCTGCTGAGTATCAAGCACGAACGCTGCATTCCAGCCGATCACGATCAAGTCGTTTGGATAATAGGACACGCTTCCCTGCATCACCTCAGCGCGTTCGCTGTCGGAGAGCGCGAAGGGTTCTCCACGGACGATCTGAGCGATGTCCGCGCTGTGTCTGGCGAGTACTTTGGCCGCTGGTTCCATTCCAGGACCGCTGAGGATGTGAAAAATGCAATAGTCCTCGTCCAGCCAATTTTCATAGGGACGCACCAGGGTTGGACGAATCGCCGCGACTCTCTCTCGAACGATCCGCCGCGAGAGCTCGTCAAATGTAGTGCTGGAAACCCAGCGCGCAGCCAATTCACGCAGTCCGTCCCATTCGCAGCAGAATGGAAAACGCAACAGCAGGCTGATGACGCCGTAATCGTAATAGCGCAGAGTCGCATCAAAACGCTCGCCGCTCTGAATCACGACTTGATCGATGGTTTCAATTACCGGCGGCCGCTCGAATCGGACATACTCCGGAGCGGTGTGTTTAAAGCTCGGCGTCACGACTTTGCCCTGGATAAATGGGGGCAACTCCTTCAGTCGAATCTCTTCGCAAACGTCGTACAGCGACAAGATGGAGATTGATCCGCGCAGTTCCATTGTGCCAGTGTAAGTCGACGCTCCTCGTTAGAGACGCAGCATGCTGCGTCTCTATCATCAGCTGTGCAGAGCCCATTCAGTTTAGCGGGCTACCAGCGGCACCGCGGCCAGTGCCGCGACCATTCCTAAGCTCTGTAACCGTGACCAGCGTTCCTTCAGTAGCACGCGCGCCAAAATGATAGTGCTAGCCGGATAAAGTGCGGACAGTACCGCAGCGACGTCGAGTCGCCCGCGCTGGGTGGCGGCAACGTAGAGCGCATTGGCGGCCGAATCCAGAATTCCGGCAAGAAAGATGTAGCGGAACACTCCGGGTGCCGGCGTCCAGGAGACCGGGTCTGTGCTGGATCGCTCTTGATTGGCGGCAAACAAATGCTGCTGAAGCAAAATGGAAATCATCAAGACGAATGACGCAGCACGCGCCGCGACCAGCGGCCAGAATACAGACTGAGTTCCCGCAAACTTAATGAACAACAAAAACCCGCCCAGTCCAAATCCTGCGGCGACTGCGAGGCCGAGTCCTGCGGATTCGCCAGCTGAGCCGCTTTGCGTCGCAATCAGCCAAATGCTGACAATCGCCAACAAGAATCCGAATAACTGCAGTCCACG is from Acidobacteriota bacterium and encodes:
- a CDS encoding DinB family protein, which translates into the protein MLFVTLLLVLPLHAQDKKPSNLRDLLLAELRSTHTTAEWFVPANTAVKGLTAEQASWTDGKGNHSVGQLTYHLVFWNKQNFARLKGEKPENFSGNNDETFNKFDTKTWNDTVQQLDQVLTELEKWVETADEAKLKNVAQTFTHISTHNAYHIGQIIYVRKEQGSWDPKNGVN
- a CDS encoding EamA family transporter, translated to MSAAASWGAADFSGGLATKRSSVFGVVAIAHGIGLIFMLLLAVLAGEHLSSKISLLWGIAAGSVGGAGLACLYKALAVGKMGLTAPLSAVISALVPIIFSFITAGFPRGLQLFGFLLAIVSIWLIATQSGSAGESAGLGLAVAAGFGLGGFLLFIKFAGTQSVFWPLVAARAASFVLMISILLQQHLFAANQERSSTDPVSWTPAPGVFRYIFLAGILDSAANALYVAATQRGRLDVAAVLSALYPASTIILARVLLKERWSRLQSLGMVAALAAVPLVAR
- a CDS encoding amylo-alpha-1,6-glucosidase yields the protein MLCSDSSLIELQSRSDSEYISHSRTVLITDRKGWVSGNSDQGLWIYQARLLSRYLWTLDGKTPQLSAFSCVRQNSSLGYYIAAPKNWKRTEPKDRDAAQQSIELRVSRTLGAGLTEEVAVTNYTQISTVVELALEVASDFASPSAESGADRVPGTMKQKWAEVGEGEWELCFDYRARHWYSHQGDRGIARFHRGVRLRLKANVTPKYRNGKISLGIRLAPRQSWRCSVHATALMEGDEWSPVDGSPWSSPVTTTEKEDAFPADATQLTSPGSPTFPALVLSTLARSQKDLFALRLVDLDSRDEEGRAWIPAGGLPAYVGLFGRDCLASGWQAALLSTAMMRGSLSELPKTQGQKIDDWRDEQPGRFVHELHTDPRAVLNYNPHARYYGGVTASIYYPVVVSAVWHWTGNKQLVRRYVKPALEGLDWADKYLRDESGFYRYRKRSNQGERNQGWKDSDDAIVNADGSQAKHPLGTCEMQAFVYASKMHLSEVLWWLGDPETARRLFREAGELKERFNDFFWMENVGYLGMAIDAKKRLVRSIASDPGHCLASGIVDQRLATGLAERLMRPDMFSGWGIRTLSAEHPAFNPFSYHRGSVWPVENAVFVLAFARYGLHNKMQTLARAMFETAEIFKYHRLPEVFAGHQRDGEHPFPGMYPRANWPQAWSASAPFTVMQALLGIFPYAPLNVLLLDPHLPEWLPEFTVQNMRIGKATVSLRFRRSEDGRTNYEVIELRGKLHLVRQPSPWSLTADLGERVRDAVSSLLPLAA